The Vespula pensylvanica isolate Volc-1 chromosome 3, ASM1446617v1, whole genome shotgun sequence nucleotide sequence GGCTAGTGTTTTCATTAACAACAAAAGGTcagatttttttctcatatgcGTACACTTTCATTCTCTgcatagaaaaattaattgtattattactattatatgaGTGTGTATCGTAcgtgtgcatgtatatgtgtacgtataatgGATGTACGTGTACATCAATGAGTACGTCAAGTGCGTTAATCATTTagtaaatgaaacaaaaaaaaaagaagaagaagtatttACATAGTGcgtattttcattcgttattacAATATCAATTATCTTCGGTTAACGAATACGATGTTAATTATAACTGTACTAACTTTTGTATTTACATGTAAAATCAGATATACACAGATGTATGTACAGAAAGAGTGcattaaaattttagaaaatatactaTACGACCACTACTTGCACattgattaaaaaacaatcaagtgacaaaaatattattaaagtctCGTGCATGCTTTTCAAACGATTACGTATACTTGCCTTCGAAGAGCCTTTGGTGTATCATGTGCGATGAAAGCTTTGTCATCGTTAAAAGCTGGTTCGTAGATCTTTACCGATCGTTCGCAACGTGGACCAGTCTTTCCGTACGGGCAGTAACAATCAAAACCAGCCTCCTTCTCCACGCACTTTCCTTCTCCGCAGGCGCCTGTAAAAAGTTCGTGTCGTGTACGTGCTCGCGCGTATTTTGTCCCGTTATGCACGCACTATTTGAATACACACATTCTGCACGTCGCGTTTTCGTTACGTTCTACGAAGTTTATAACGCATAATTTTTACCTGGATAGCAAGATTGTCCGACAAAGTTACAATGTTTCCCATTAAATCCAGCTCTACATAAACACATATAACCGTTCTTTGTAGCTGCCTCCTGGCAAACTCCACCATTATTGCATGGATTTTCGGCGCACGTTTCGCAAGTCGTTATCCCTACGTTACCCGTTTGATCTCCGATTAAATCAATTTCCTTTTCACCAATGACTAGTCTGCTGATACAACCAATGAATCCGATATTCGAAACAGCCTCTTTGATAACAATACTGTGATTTGGAACTCCACCGATATAAAGTGGACCCTTAAGATCTAATCCTTGTCTTCGACCAGCCGATACTCCTCTGTACGGTCCTTGACCATCGACTAGCATCGTTACTTCCTTTCTAACACGttgaattttaatcgtatGCCATTGACCCAAAGTAACCGATTTATCCGCCAATATAACAGCTGATCCAGAACCAAGGTCAAATCTAGCagtttataacaattatacatattacacatatattttcacACGTGCGTAGATATAATAcgtaacgaaaaataatatgtacttGAATTGTGGATATCCTCCTACTAGGGATAGAAGAATGAAATCCCCATTACCGTGATTCGATTCGGCATTGTATAAGATAATGCCGTCATAATTCTCCGGTTTGAAAGATATCTCAATATTGAACTTGAGATATGAATCAGGTAATGGAGGCAAAGCTATGTAACTCTCTGGCGCTTGACTGAAGTTAGGTACGACTCCCGTTACGACGAGCACGGTCGGTACTTCTAAATTTACTTTATCGTTGTTTGCTATACAAATGTATGTTCCTGCATCTTCGGCTTTGACATTTTTCAGTTTCAATGTATTCTGTTAAGAGCGtcgaaagggaaaataaatattcataaatccTATTAAAGTTACGCCGGAATACTTTCGTTGTACCTGGTAAGTTTCTGTGTCCAGAGATAACAATCCACCAAGTTTGTTCCATTGGAATTTAACAGGTGGTTCAAGATCAACGTGACAATCCATTTCAATACTAGATCCGTAAGGTGCCAACTTCGTTTCAATTGCTGGCCCATCGTTATGTCCACCTAGATAAAGATATGAAAAGACGATAACTCGgcatagaaatattttgtagCCGCTATTCATTGTTCCTATCATATTTATACTTACAAAGAATGCAACGGATGgcattgataaaataaacacGTTATATTCGCACACATTAGTTACATATGGACAATTGAATTTACagtaaatgaaatatcataaatcgatgaaaaatgtttgatatttACCATGTACAATGAGATTGAAATCTTCCTCAAAGATGCCTTGCGGAGTCATTACTGTACATTTGTAGGTACCGCTATCGCTGACGGCTACGTTGGACAATCTAAGAATATTTTCGTACGTTTGAGCATTCGCTGGTAAATCCGGATGGTTCGGTCTGGACCATCGATAGTGCGGACTAGGAATACCCGAACACGCGCAACGTATGTCAACCGTATCTCCGATATTTACAGGATCTTGAGATGCCTCGATGGTAAGTGCAGGTGCAACGGCAGCTGAAATTTAACAGTCGCTATTACTCAAGCTGTATAATTTCTCccgtaaatatttacatacagattagtattttcaattttttttcggaGCTTCAACGTTCGTGAAAGAAATTGTACATTTTACCGTTGTAacgtaaatgtaaaatttctttttaaaaggtCAACTTCGTCAATGTTAAAACTTAAACATCTAAAACAAGGCGAGCGATTCTTACGCACaaggaaaaaatttgattCGAGACCGATCGTTTGACAGGATATCTGGCATTTCATCCAATTTAATAATCCTTTCGATAGTATTACactaaagtaaaaataatgtatattacgCATAGTATCGTACATGCAAGTAACATGCGTCAACGGCCGCGGTATTATCTCTAACTAGGTAGGAAGGGTCAAGGGAGGAGTTGGACGAAATTTGGTACGTCGTATGGAAAGTAATCCAACGATGTTGTCTACGTCGGCTCGAAACATAAATGACATATATAAGATGTTTAGGAATGGGGATAATAAAATGTTGACGATCgaatagatcgatcgaataagaaTAGGCAACACAAAGAATagtgctaaaaaaaaaagataagacaaaaatataatctatactACGAGACGTCACACGACACACAAATCTCAAAACAAACCGCGTCGTCTTTGAAGAAATTGGCGATATTGCGGGATGCGGCAGAAGCGTTCGTCAGTACCATCGTTGCATTGAGCATAGCCGTCGCAAAAGTAATCCAAATGAATGCATTGTTGACTGTAGCACTTATACTCCCCGGGTCTGCACTGCGATCGGTACACTGGCATGCAATCCGCAAGCAAATTAACTACTAAATCATATAACGCGAGCTTTGTAAAAATCTAATTTGAAGAAGTCCTTCATTGAAACCATTATTgcaatgatctttttttttatgataaatatttcactACTGATACCATTTCTAATATGACAAGCTGCATGACAGAttttgaaaaacaaacaaaaaaacaaagaaaagtaacCGCGCCTCGTAATATATCGTTACTCGAGTAGTTCtcgtcgaacgaacgaaaaagaattttcattgtttGGCTGAAACGTCACGTTGGAAAATGTTTGAACGATCTCGTATCGACGAATGTCGAGAgattgttagaaaaagaaagaagaaaaaaagaataataaaacaaaggcagcgatgtaataaattaacaatgttattaaaaaagtaattaaaaaagctgaaaagagagaaagaaagaaagaaagaaagagaagagaaaaaaagatccaaGTTTGTAGGAATCAGATTCTttgagagaaatatttaagatcGATCTACGTCAGCGGTATTAGACGATACTTGTTAATGAGATTGAGCATAAATTACGATAATACTTTATAAAGTTTAACTGAAGTGGCaagcatatgtatgtaccaaTGCACTACTTACGTATCACATTCAAATTAATGTAATCACTGGAAACTCCATGGGAGTTACGAATTTGACAAATATATCTTCCACTGTCTTCTGGTTTGACTTGCGTTAATTCTAAATAGTCTTCGCCAATTCGACCGTGTAAAGGCAAAAATTGACCCTCTCTACTCCATTCTATCACGGCGTGTTCCCTGATCTCGCAACGCAAACGTACAGAATTACCTGGATACGTCGTAATGTCTCTTTGGGTGGCGCGAATGCTCGTGTCGTCGTAAGAATGTTCTGAGAAAAGGTAATACGGTGAATAATGGTATCCGAGTGAGATCCATCGGAACGAATTCGATACGCGTTTATCGAGATCGAAAAAGATGACGAACCGTTAACTATGACTTCCGCTACCGCCTCTGCCGTGCCCGCCTCGTTCGTGGCCTTGCAAACGTACTTTCCAGCATCCGAATACGTTATACCGTGGAATTGCAAAACGCCATTATCATTAGATACGGAATACGGAAGTGGCCGTCCTATAGCTTCCCATTGAATGTGAAGAGGCTCGTCGCCGGTCGCGGTGCACGTTATAGAAGGATTTTTACCAGGTCCAACGGTTTGACGGGTTGGATTAAGCTCGATCCTAGGTGGAgctgaaaaaggagaaagaagaaatatcagaTATTCCTCTAACGCGGATAATTTTTCGCTTCCTTTACAATCGCACTTCTCGGAATACCCACATATGATTTCCAGATGAGATTTAGCTTTGAAAATGACCGTGCCGGCAGGATTTAAGCCAAGACAGATGTATTCCCCTGCGGCATTTTTGTCGACCGTCGGAATGCTTAAAACGCCATTATGAACGGTACTGCCCTTCGGTAAGGCACGATGATCGCTCCTCTTCCAATCAAGATAAATCTGATCGCCATCTGGGGCAATCACCTGACAGCGCATTTCCACTTTACCGCTATTGGGAATTCTTAAAAAGTCTTCGGGAATCAATACGCCACCTTGATAAGGATATCTCTAAAATTACAACAACGTACGTCGTGATGATATACGGCTACGATAACTGGGGAAAAATTAgcaagaaaagatgaaaaaaagtgaTAAGCGTACGGGATCCTGAGTCGGCGGACGTCTGTTGTCGTTGTCACAAGTCATATCGCCTCGACAAGGCGTAGAGTCGATATCGTTGTCCTCGATGCGTATTTGGACACGGTCCTCTACTATGCCTACCGAGTTCGATGCTTGACAGGAGTAGGAACCTTCGTCGTCGGAGGACACCGAGAATATTTCGTATACCGCGCTTAACGGCGTCGCAGCTGTTTTGCTGTACGCATCGCTGTAAATGTAAGCAACGATTTCGCAAAAAAGACGActctttgaaagaaagatattcttCTTCGAAGAAGCGTAACTTACTACGTGGCCAATCCATTGACATGTTTACTCCAGGCAACGTTTGGCTGTGGATGGCCTACAGCGCTGCAAGTCAATCGCACCCTGTCTCCAAGTTTCACTTGCAAAATACCCGTCCTTGGCTCGATCGTAATAACAGGTATCGACTGTACTTCGATATGGGCTATCTCGGACGCGGAACCAACTTCGTTCGTGGCCGAGCACACGTAAGAACCACCGTCGTTTATCGTGATATTAGAGAGTCTCAATAATCCGCCAGGAAGTTGTTCGATGTTCGGAGCAAACGATCTGCCGTCTTGACGAGACCAATGGATCTCGGGAAGTGGAAGACCGGCTATGGCGCGACATTGCAAATCGGCAGAACCACCAAGGGTGACGGGCTGGATGTCTTTCGGATATAATTCGAGGACCGGAACTTCACGAGCTGCGAATTTGCGAATAAAAGTgtattcattcgttcgaaagCCGCCGTCTGCCGTGAGACGACGGCAAGGAACGATTtacaaatatgaaatttatgcCTTACGTTCGACCTCGACGATGGCACTAGCTTCGTAGCTGCCTATAGGACTACTGACACGACAAATATATACGCCTCGGTCAGAAACTTGCGCATTAATAATTCTGAGTGTATCTCCGACTTGTTGGACGTTCGAATTCATCGTTTCCGaaaatttattccatttcACTTGCAGACCCGCCTCTCCGCTCGTAACGCAACGTATCTCGGTCGACGTTCCTTGAGATATTATTTGTCTTTCAGGTTTGACTTTAACCGTCGGAGGATCTCTTCGTGGGATTATCGTTATTCTAGCGGTAGAATTCGTTTCCGTTCCTTTGTAACTGACAGCGATGCAGACGTATAAGCCGGAATCGTTGATCGTTGGATTATTGATTGTCAGAATGCCATCGCGCTGGGTCGCGGAGTAAGGTAGAGGCAAGCCGTCCGATCGAGTCCACGTTAGATTAGCACTTTGCGACGGGGTGCAGGTAAGCCTGACGACGTCTCCGATGGAGCCGATCCATTCGGCGGGTGTTATGATCGGAGCCAAGCCGGTAGCCGGAGGCCCTTCCGGATTTTCTGTGGATACGCGCGAATGTAGTCCCGTCTATCTACGTTATGTCTATACCGTTTACGATCATGGATACCTCTAACGTATAGAATCGTTGTTTTTTCCTCCACTCCGACGTTATTCTTAGCGATGCATTTGTATTCGGCTGCGTCGTTTCTCGAGGCAGCCGGGAGCCTCCAAACGCCGTTATGGAAGGAAGACTCCGAGCTGATGCTTCCATGAAGTCGAATCCATTCTACTTGCGGAGGAGGATTACCGTTGGCGTCGCAATGAAATTCTACCGGTTCTCCTTCCTTGACTTCGAGGTAAGGCGGCATGATTACGACTCGAGGTTTTACCGGATTCGCTCCTGAAATCGAATGCAACTGTCAACCTTGTCGTTAACCGTTTTTTACCTGGTATCGAGATATACCTGGTATCTCTAACAAACTTTTGGGAAAAGCTGCGTCCGTAAGAGACATTACCGATTTATTGCGTATATCGATCTACTTGTACTAATGTTATAACGTTAAAAACCTCTCGTTCGTACCTCCAACGGTAAGAGTGACTTTTTTGATTCCAATGTTTATTCCGTCGCTAACTTGACAAACGTATATACCGCTGTCGGACACTTTGACGTCTCTAATGATCAAGACTCCGTGAGAATCGTCTATGCTTCTACCGGATGGTAACTGACCGCCTTCCTTCTCCCAACGAATGTACAAAGAACCCTGTGTGACGTACAAGCGTGCGAGTAAGATTCATCGGGAACGATTCGAAGTAGAAGACTTACGTTGTCGAGCGATCTACCGCTGCAATGGTATCTGACGGTATTTCCAGTGTGCACGATTTGGAATTCTGGTTCTTGCACGAAAACGACGATCCTTGGTGGGGTAATAGTCGGTGTCGGAGGAGGAATCGTTGGAGGATATTCGACTAAAAAAGAATGTCAACGCGAAAATAGTTGCGATCTCGTACACGTAAATATAATCTGCTTGAAAACTCGTCTCTCCACTCTCGTGCATTTTTACACGACCGATCAAAGGAGCGAGACACTCGAACTCTCTCGTAATCCGGTCTACGCAACGGGCTACTTACCAACGTCTTGACAATTTTGTCCTGCGTATCCTGGCAAGCAATTACACTTGACGTGTCCGGACCTATTGATCTCGCAGTTTTCTTCGTTGTTGTTGCACGGACAGGGATTGCAAGAGCCAAGAACGCTAAAAGCTCTGTCACTGGTATCTCTGTAATATCCACGGGCGCAAGTTTCGCAAGACGTTCCGACGTAACCAGCTGGACAACGACACGCTTCGACTTGAGTCGCTCTTCTGTGTCCGGTGAAGTTTTCTACCGCCGTGTCGAGACTAATGTCGCTGATGTAAGTCGCCGTCATTTTTTCACTGTGAGAAGCTCGTACCAGAATAGCTTCGATATTGGAAAGAACCGTCATCATGTCCGTACGAGAAGCACTGCGTGGTCCCGCCGTCGTCAATCGTTTCCACTCCGATTCTCTCAGTGGGACGGAGTAGGTCTGAAACGAAAGTCGAACTGTGTATTCGAAATATCTCTCCCCACCGTCCCCTCCGCCTTCTTTCGTACGAACCAGCGGTATGTCCGGTAAAACGTCTGTTGGATTAGTCCAGAACAACGTGATGCCGTTTCCAACGAGTAAAATGTCTTGATCTTTGTAGCTTTGTGCGCCGGGCTGCGCAGTGATGTGCTGAGTCAAAGTCAAACTGCCGGCGTAGCTTTTTACTTGATTACCGGTGAAAGCGGATGGCAAAGACCAAAACAGTCTGCGACTACGGTTGTCGGGATAGCGATATCCAATTTCGTTCATAGCAACGTTCAAGTCGAAGCCGTCGTCTATAACGTCTTGTCTCGTGctaatttgaaaagaattaaGTAAATGTTTGCGTCAAGTCGTCGCTCTTACCGTAGGTTATACTCGTTATAGGTAGATCGTTGTCGTCGATCGCAAAAGCATTAAACGCGATGAACTTACTCGTCGGTAAGGGTAAATCCATGATGGGAATCGTAAACCCATATCGGAATCTGTTGAACGTAGAGCGAACTTTCGTGACATTGTTTGGTCACGCCGCTGCAGTAACACTCGTTACAACCGTCCGTATTTTCAGCGGACAATCCAAAGGTAGACGGACGACATCTGTTGCATTCCGGTCCCTCGACGTTCCTCTTGCACTCGCAGCGACCGCCGAAACACGAAGCGCTACGAGATCCAGCTTCGTTGCAGGTGCACTGTACGGGATCGGTTCTGCGCGTACAATCGTTGGCGGTACCACGAGTCGCGTCTCCTTCGTATCCGGGTTCGCATCTTTCGCAGTATTCCCCGGTAGTGTGATCGGCACAATTCTTAGAAAGATTAGATCAGAATCGTTGGTACATCAAATTGATGCGAAACGCGATACGACACGATCGATGAACGTCTTTCATTTACCTCGCACAGTCCGCTCTCGGGATCGCACTGACTCGAGTGCCCGTTGCAATTACAAGGCTCGCAAATTCCAAGATACAGGCCTTCCATGGCCCTCGTATATCCAACGTCGCAGTCCTCGCACGAGAGTCCCTTGTATCCGACGGGACAACCGCATTCCTCGACTTCGACCGCCCTTGCCTTTCCAGTGTTATGCTTCTCCGCCGTATCGAGGGAAACCGAGGAGAGCCTGAAAGGAGAAAATCTCTTTCGTAGGGCTTTCGCAAAAGGCAGGgacgaaagaggagagagtTTTCGACTTACGCCGTCTCGTCGGTGTGGGTCGTGTAAGTGGCCTTGATCTTGATAGCTCGTACGTCCGCCAGTGCCATTAAAAGATGTTCCCTGTCGGCGGTGGTTCCGTCGGCACGTTGCCAATATTGCTCGAGCAACGGAACGGTGAACGATTGTTGAGAATTAGGCTCGGGAGATTCTCGCGAGTAATAGAGCAATTTAATGTCGTTGGCCTGTGTCGAAGCAGAGGATCGCGTATTAGCGAGAGCACGTACGTCCAACGAATATATAGATCCAAGGCTAAGAACAAAGGATCGATCCTCGAATCGATCCCTTACTTACGCTGATCAATTCGACGTCGGCGGCGTTGTTTCTCGAACTTTGACCACCGGGCGATGGGACGTATCGGACCGTGTATTTGAGATGACCACCGTACGACGTTATCTGATCGCCGAGGAATATATTCGGCAGTTGCCAATAATAGACGTCGTTGTTACCGCGATTATGAAAGTCGTTGTAGACTATTTCGCGATTGATCGTGTCGAGGCGAATGCCATCCGATATCGGTGGTGCGTCGGGTGTTTTCGACTCGGTCAGCGTGAAACCTCGCAAGGAATTCGTGAACGACACGTGAATCtgaagagaggagaaacgaaagatcgtAGATCGTAGACGAGGATCGCGTCAGGCGATACGTAACGACTTCGTAATTAAACTCGTTCTCATTACCTCGTTTCTGTACCAATTGGACGAGACGCACTTGTTCGTAATACCCATGCAAAAGCAACTTATGCATCCGAATTGATTCCTAAAGCCCAGGTTGAATGTATTTGCCTTGCATTGGTTGCACGTCAGGCCCGTTGCGTATAGCTAAACAGAGTACACGCGAGGACGTTAAACGTCGCGTTACTGCTTCGCCGTACGACCGACCGAGCGCGTCTTCGGCTCGGTCCGTCTTCGTTGAGAATAAAAACGGACGATTTCTCGTGGCAAATTGGACGAAGTACTTACGTTTTTCGTACCGACGAGgatcgagaaaaatcgaacGCATTAAGAATAAATACAGACGATGAATATCGAGGACGGGCGAATGAGCTAAAGAGGAGTCTTCGaaggaaacgatcgaaataaatgcGATACCTTGCAACGACACTTTCCGGTATAGGGGTCGGCGTTCGGAGTGAGGCTACCATCGGGATCGCATTGTTGAACGGGTACGCACATGTCGCCGGGAATGAGAGGATTTCCTTGATAGCCGATGGCACATTGTTCGCATCTACGACCGACGTATCCAGCCGGACAGTCGCACGTAGGCTCGCCGTCCGATCCGAGATGACAGGTCCGAGTGAATCTGAATGATCGGTCACAGAACGTTATCGATATCGTCGCGACGCGGTCGCGGATTCGAGATCGTGAAAAAAGATCGTCTCCTTACTGGTTCGACGGATTGGTCAGAGGACACGGACAAAGCTGGCAAGGTATGTTCCTCGAAGGATCTCCGTAGTAGCCCGGGGCGCAGGGTGGATCGTCTCGGTAACATTGTCCAAGCCACGGTCCGCTCTCGCGCCTGAGGAATCCCGGTGCACAGTTCTCGCACGAAAGCCCGGTGTATCCTTGCGACAATTAATGCAGACGGTTAACGATCGTGCGTTGCGTTCGCTCGAGGGGACGTCGTTTAccgacgtacgtacgtaccggTAGGGCACTGGCACTCCTCCACGAAGGACGCGGATCCCAATCCGGTATTGCGCGCGTCGGCGGTGTCCATTACGATGTCGGTGATGCGTACGTCCAACTGCGGGGAATCTTCGTACTTCGCTCTGAACGAGAGGAAGGAATCGAGCGTAAGAAAGATTCGAGCGGATCGCGAAGGATAAGATCAAAGGATCGAAAGgatcttctcctttcttacGTACTTGATGAGAATATTGTCGACGTTAGCCAGCGTCATCATTATTTCTTCCCTAGATGCGAGCACCTCGCTGTTACCTTGACGCTTGTACCACTCGCCGTAGAAAAATCTAACGGTTTCTTTCGTCTCGTAGTCGGGCGGTATGTGATGGCCTTTGTGAACGAGCACGTACTTGTTGCCGGTAAGAATGACCGAGGGCGCGTCGTTCGGCGCACCGTTGCCGTTGTAATGGATCGTATAAGTCAAATAACCGCCGTAAGACTTCAATTGGCTGCCGTGATAGTTCTCGGACAGGGCGTAATACGGTATCCTGTGCGTACTCATCTCGTTGCTGAAGGATTCGAGCAATTGAATGCCATCGCGGCCGATCGGTCGAACCTCGGATATTTGATCCTTGATGTCGCCGAACAAACGTATCTCCGATTCCGTTTGTACCGATACGATTTTGTGACTTTCGAACGGCGGCGGGATCTGATAAGTGAACAGA carries:
- the LOC122627787 gene encoding basement membrane-specific heparan sulfate proteoglycan core protein isoform X20, giving the protein MKRNRVLLRSALLFLLIGADLLVSASENDDLVFDQDGKQSSLEIPLIEKHEERSIFHRIKRSFFSFFDPFVSTPVATNTSAATIDNGTGGSATGTTTVSSPTHLRGNEGTVRLVDDKNNTDVSKPRKGGPNLERLIRNSQEEYVDDKQQENEIGEAAEGRRQSQNYVNSDDEDLVASGEIEGSATDSDVSQPVTEGQKIEGKARLYRITLTVGEPYRREYADRNSREYKELSGNLTQALEELYARRIPNYDHMANVIKVSPTSDAFTSQVTLDIGSTFTDELEIRDILEKQLQYHSLGSIQVGPEGFTFRHFLVEKENVLPECDQSSELTCRNGACVPLDSRCDGTEQCEDGSDELDCHSTLRPTTTHVSESEEERWSLPTEITGDVEEPTETAVARAKGEEEDSTLRAASNKCRADDVVRCQDGSRYICSVQRCDGVPDCEDGADEVGCPHSGCKFGEFACDVRRCILESQRCNFVEDCQDGSDEHDCNYPACTSNQFKCRNGECIDGSKHCDGVLDCRDRSDEYGCPCREYQFECSAGYCVDLSRRCDGYIDCFGGKDEENCIGTTRCREGEFECASGTCVSKMARCNGRNDCDDRSDEYNCTVTTCSSDQFRCIDGICLSIDKRCNGVADCRNGEDENQCGCGDADFRCTDGRCIGYELQCNGVNECSDGSDERDCGLAPCPSMDFTCGDGSCIPKSSVCDGFDDCPRAEDELNCDQECTPTQFKCLTGNKCIEGIYRCDGHPDCPDRSDEDCANETITHTSPPTNRTWPGWANEKTRECDPNREMRCDDGKCVLLKRKCDNIFDCLDGSDERGCGICTPAEWKCASGECLPENERCDGLRNCVDGSDESGCVTECPPGNFRCNDGLCLDSKKRCDGRSHCLDGSDEINCQCPVGNRACDNGVCIDERFFCDKSYDCLDHSDERDCDDEATSEKGYPKEEECRADEFACNDGTCIPRALVCDGQSDCPQSTDEFDCYPHGCGQDQFQCRTGDCIRNDQRCDGRIDCEDGSDEPSECDATTLEPEGPGARPMPGRCPAGQFQCVLDKACVPHSSVCNGVPECRDASDENNCGPTGGSTELNLKTYPSEQVIKESREVVFQCRDEGPLRARVHWLRDNDLPLPPASRDLNGRLEIPNIQLDHAGTYICEAVGYPPSTPGSRLSVNLTVEKFEEPATRPPQVCQYDQATCSNGDCIPKSYVCDGKFDCTDGSDEMRCSPHGCEPNEFRCNNKQCVSKLWRCDGERDCADNSDEEDCAPAPPGSPCRYHEFACASYNQCIPKIYHCDRERDCLDGSDELGCSPVYIVKPPPPMVVLEPGDLMVLTCTAIGVPIPEINWRLNWGHIHSKCSTTSVNGTGTLTCPDIQPEDSGAYSCEALNVVGFVIAQPDAILVVKGPKGICPKGTFNAEARSVDECISCFCFGVATECRSANLFTYQIPPPFESHKIVSVQTESEIRLFGDIKDQISEVRPIGRDGIQLLESFSNEMSTHRIPYYALSENYHGSQLKSYGGYLTYTIHYNGNGAPNDAPSVILTGNKYVLVHKGHHIPPDYETKETVRFFYGEWYKRQGNSEVLASREEIMMTLANVDNILIKAKYEDSPQLDVRITDIVMDTADARNTGLGSASFVEECQCPTGYTGLSCENCAPGFLRRESGPWLGQCYRDDPPCAPGYYGDPSRNIPCQLCPCPLTNPSNQFTRTCHLGSDGEPTCDCPAGYVGRRCEQCAIGYQGNPLIPGDMCVPVQQCDPDGSLTPNADPYTGKCRCKLYATGLTCNQCKANTFNLGFRNQFGCISCFCMGITNKCVSSNWYRNEIHVSFTNSLRGFTLTESKTPDAPPISDGIRLDTINREIVYNDFHNRGNNDVYYWQLPNIFLGDQITSYGGHLKYTVRYVPSPGGQSSRNNAADVELISANDIKLLYYSRESPEPNSQQSFTVPLLEQYWQRADGTTADREHLLMALADVRAIKIKATYTTHTDETALSSVSLDTAEKHNTGKARAVEVEECGCPVGYKGLSCEDCDVGYTRAMEGLYLGICEPCNCNGHSSQCDPESGLCENCADHTTGEYCERCEPGYEGDATRGTANDCTRRTDPVQCTCNEAGSRSASCFGGRCECKRNVEGPECNRCRPSTFGLSAENTDGCNECYCSGVTKQCHESSLYVQQIPIWVYDSHHGFTLTDDTRQDVIDDGFDLNVAMNEIGYRYPDNRSRRLFWSLPSAFTGNQVKSYAGSLTLTQHITAQPGAQSYKDQDILLVGNGITLFWTNPTDVLPDIPLTYSVPLRESEWKRLTTAGPRSASRTDMMTVLSNIEAILVRASHSEKMTATYISDISLDTAVENFTGHRRATQVEACRCPAGYVGTSCETCARGYYRDTSDRAFSVLGSCNPCPCNNNEENCEINRSGHVKCNCLPGYAGQNCQDVVEYPPTIPPPTPTITPPRIVVFVQEPEFQIVHTGNTVRYHCSGRSLDNGSLYIRWEKEGGQLPSGRSIDDSHGVLIIRDVKVSDSGIYVCQVSDGINIGIKKVTLTVGAFPKSLLEIPGANPVKPRVVIMPPYLEVKEGEPVEFHCDANGNPPPQVEWIRLHGSISSESSFHNGVWRLPAASRNDAAEYKCIAKNNVGVEEKTTILYVRENPEGPPATGLAPIITPAEWIGSIGDVVRLTCTPSQSANLTWTRSDGLPLPYSATQRDGILTINNPTINDSGLYVCIAVSYKGTETNSTARITIIPRRDPPTVKVKPERQIISQGTSTEIRCVTSGEAGLQVKWNKFSETMNSNVQQVGDTLRIINAQVSDRGVYICRVSSPIGSYEASAIVEVEPREVPVLELYPKDIQPVTLGGSADLQCRAIAGLPLPEIHWSRQDGRSFAPNIEQLPGGLLRLSNITINDGGSYVCSATNEVGSASEIAHIEVQSIPVITIEPRTGILQVKLGDRVRLTCSAVGHPQPNVAWSKHVNGLATYDAYSKTAATPLSAVYEIFSVSSDDEGSYSCQASNSVGIVEDRVQIRIEDNDIDSTPCRGDMTCDNDNRRPPTQDPRYPYQGGVLIPEDFLRIPNSGKVEMRCQVIAPDGDQIYLDWKRSDHRALPKGSTVHNGVLSIPTVDKNAAGEYICLGLNPAGTVIFKAKSHLEIISPPRIELNPTRQTVGPGKNPSITCTATGDEPLHIQWEAIGRPLPYSVSNDNGVLQFHGITYSDAGKYVCKATNEAGTAEAVAEVIVNEHSYDDTSIRATQRDITTYPGNSVRLRCEIREHAVIEWSREGQFLPLHGRIGEDYLELTQVKPEDSGRYICQIRNSHGVSSDYINLNVILVNLLADCMPVYRSQCRPGEYKCYSQQCIHLDYFCDGYAQCNDGTDERFCRIPQYRQFLQRRRAAVAPALTIEASQDPVNIGDTVDIRCACSGIPSPHYRWSRPNHPDLPANAQTYENILRLSNVAVSDSGTYKCTVMTPQGIFEEDFNLIVHGGHNDGPAIETKLAPYGSSIEMDCHVDLEPPVKFQWNKLGGLLSLDTETYQNTLKLKNVKAEDAGTYICIANNDKVNLEVPTVLVVTGVVPNFSQAPESYIALPPLPDSYLKFNIEISFKPENYDGIILYNAESNHGNGDFILLSLVGGYPQFKFDLGSGSAVILADKSVTLGQWHTIKIQRVRKEVTMLVDGQGPYRGVSAGRRQGLDLKGPLYIGGVPNHSIVIKEAVSNIGFIGCISRLVIGEKEIDLIGDQTGNVGITTCETCAENPCNNGGVCQEAATKNGYMCLCRAGFNGKHCNFVGQSCYPGACGEGKCVEKEAGFDCYCPYGKTGPRCERSVKIYEPAFNDDKAFIAHDTPKALRRLKIAMNFNPTDEGDGILIYCSQSEEGLGDFAALIIKNKHVEFRYDIGSGMATLRSNYIVQPGTWTYVTINRDFKEAKLSVNGEPFIEARSPGGARTMTLNTPLYIGGVDRRKITLNKNLNVDRNFHGCISELEVASVSLEILKSATDMANIEDCSMLHPNQTIPRTTLITPPPTNPPTTLYDPCASSPCIHGFCQSLDSREYSCTCEYGYAGRNCENVLKQCEVYAPCRNGGTCTDLHGSYKCDCRLGFNGQTCEKLADITYDIAFKGDGWLELERSVMTHEEEREVLGFEISTNKTNGLIMWHGQTPNDLNPDDYISLAVVDGYVEYQYNLGSGPAVIRVTAQRVDDGERHRIILKRQGSDGSIELNGEHTESGLSDGLQQILNTRGSVYLGGVPDYAMTYGRYHEGFSGCIYTLEVQDSGAIDIGEKAIRGKNVSPCTRVRWIPSSLVFTDADADIFDAFVPPPPVNIIHPKPAANVATCNIKSYLLLIVLQHLIALKIESRNLIVVCTLFYIGAINTS